Proteins co-encoded in one Betaproteobacteria bacterium genomic window:
- a CDS encoding GFA family protein produces MSDSNTYQGACFCGAVKFQVTGAPVAAGYCHCDSCRKWSASPINAFSLWKPDALQVTQGEDNIGTYNKTERSFRKWCKTCGGHIFTSHPELGLVDVYAGVIPDFPFEPHLHVFYEETVLHVKDGLPKMADIPADFGGTGKTLPE; encoded by the coding sequence ATGAGCGACAGCAACACCTACCAGGGCGCCTGTTTCTGCGGCGCGGTCAAGTTCCAGGTCACCGGGGCCCCGGTGGCCGCCGGATACTGCCACTGCGATTCCTGCCGGAAGTGGTCGGCCTCGCCGATCAACGCGTTCTCCCTGTGGAAACCGGATGCCCTGCAAGTGACCCAGGGCGAGGACAACATCGGCACCTACAACAAGACCGAGCGCAGCTTCCGCAAGTGGTGCAAGACCTGTGGCGGCCACATCTTCACGAGTCATCCGGAACTCGGACTCGTGGATGTCTACGCCGGGGTGATTCCCGACTTTCCCTTCGAACCGCACCTGCACGTGTTCTACGAAGAGACCGTGCTGCACGTCAAGGACGGCCTGCCCAAGATGGCGGACATTCCGGCGGACTTCGGCGGTACGGGAAAGACGCTGCCGGAGTGA
- a CDS encoding ribosome-associated translation inhibitor RaiA yields the protein MQTPLQITFRDVPHSDAMETHIREKAAKLESLFSPIMACHVKVELPHKHKHQGKHFCVSLDVRVPGAELVVNHHRHEDAYIALRDAFDAAKRQLEDHHRRVRGGVKHHAGGRALVAHLAAAETPEMISA from the coding sequence ATGCAAACTCCGCTGCAGATCACTTTCCGCGATGTGCCACATTCCGACGCGATGGAAACGCACATACGGGAAAAAGCCGCGAAGTTGGAGTCCCTCTTCTCGCCGATCATGGCGTGCCACGTCAAGGTCGAACTTCCCCACAAGCACAAGCACCAGGGCAAGCATTTCTGCGTGAGCCTGGATGTCCGGGTTCCGGGTGCCGAGCTGGTCGTCAATCATCACCGCCACGAAGACGCCTACATCGCCCTGCGCGATGCCTTCGATGCCGCCAAGCGGCAGCTGGAGGACCATCACCGACGAGTGAGAGGCGGCGTCAAGCATCATGCCGGAGGCAGGGCGCTCGTCGCGCACCTCGCGGCTGCAGAGACCCCGGAGATGATCAGCGCCTGA
- a CDS encoding SAM-dependent methyltransferase, translating into MGFDRYMELALYEPGLGYYAGGSTKFGGSGDFVTAPEISSLFGRALARQLAEVIAATRGDILELGPGTGALAADILTELDRLGVLPGRYRLLDVSAELRARQQGRLNGLAPELRDRVEWVDRLPDEIRGVVLGNEVLDALPVRLAEWTDDGVFERGVAWGTEGFRWARGGPCDGELALALQGIEVPPPYVTEVGLQARALVATLAERLHAGALILIDYGFGSGEFHHPQRSQGTLMCHYRHHAHGDPFHLPGLQDITAHVDFTAVATAGVSHGLSLAGYTTQAHFLVNCGITELLAEAAPSGSRSYLALAAQAQRLLSPSEMGELFKALALVRGLERPLTGFAHGDLSRLL; encoded by the coding sequence ATGGGGTTCGACCGCTACATGGAGCTGGCCCTGTACGAACCGGGACTGGGCTACTACGCGGGCGGCAGCACCAAATTCGGAGGCAGCGGCGACTTCGTCACGGCGCCCGAGATCTCCTCGCTGTTCGGACGCGCGCTGGCGCGTCAGTTGGCCGAAGTGATTGCCGCCACGCGCGGCGACATCCTGGAACTGGGTCCCGGCACGGGTGCGCTGGCCGCCGACATCCTGACCGAACTCGATCGTCTGGGGGTTCTCCCGGGCCGTTACCGCCTGTTGGACGTGAGCGCCGAGCTGCGTGCCCGTCAGCAGGGCCGGTTGAATGGGCTGGCGCCGGAACTTCGGGACCGGGTGGAGTGGGTGGACCGGCTCCCCGACGAGATTCGCGGAGTCGTTCTGGGCAACGAAGTGCTGGATGCGCTTCCCGTGCGTCTGGCCGAGTGGACAGACGACGGCGTCTTCGAACGCGGAGTCGCCTGGGGCACGGAAGGTTTCCGCTGGGCCAGAGGCGGCCCCTGCGACGGTGAGTTGGCGCTGGCTTTGCAGGGCATCGAGGTGCCGCCGCCTTACGTCACCGAAGTCGGCCTGCAGGCCCGGGCGCTCGTCGCGACGCTGGCGGAACGGCTGCACGCCGGTGCCCTGATCCTGATCGACTACGGCTTCGGGTCAGGGGAGTTCCACCACCCCCAGCGTTCCCAGGGCACGCTCATGTGCCACTACCGACATCACGCCCACGGCGACCCCTTCCATCTGCCCGGTCTGCAGGACATCACCGCTCATGTGGATTTCACGGCCGTGGCCACGGCGGGCGTCTCGCACGGTCTGTCCCTGGCCGGGTATACGACCCAGGCTCACTTCCTCGTCAACTGTGGCATCACCGAGTTGCTCGCCGAGGCCGCTCCGTCCGGGTCACGCAGTTACCTCGCCTTGGCGGCACAGGCTCAACGCCTGTTGAGCCCCTCGGAAATGGGCGAACTGTTCAAGGCCCTGGCTCTCGTCCGGGGCCTGGAGCGCCCGCTCACCGGATTCGCCCATGGGGATCTGTCCCGTCTGCTCTGA
- a CDS encoding pteridine reductase — MHDKVVLITGGARRVGAAICRALHARGAKLMIHFHSSGDDARALQAELNETRPESVAIVQANLLNIAHLPSLVHETVGHFGRLDVLVNNASSFFPTPVGDITEAQWDDLIGTNLKTPLFLSQAAAPHLRKTEGCIVNIVDIHADRPMKNYVVYNAAKGGLMSLTRSLARELGPEVRVNGVSPGAILWPEDETWSDELARHRIVSTTLLKRVGEPGDIAKTVRFLIEDAPYITGQIIAVDGGRSVHL, encoded by the coding sequence ATGCACGACAAGGTCGTACTCATCACGGGCGGCGCCCGCCGCGTTGGCGCTGCCATCTGCCGGGCGCTGCATGCGCGAGGTGCGAAGCTGATGATCCACTTCCACTCGTCCGGCGACGACGCCCGCGCCCTGCAGGCGGAACTCAACGAGACGCGGCCCGAGTCGGTGGCGATCGTCCAGGCGAACCTGCTCAACATCGCGCATCTGCCCTCGCTCGTTCACGAAACCGTGGGCCACTTCGGCCGGCTCGACGTGCTCGTCAACAATGCTTCCAGCTTCTTCCCCACCCCCGTGGGCGACATCACCGAAGCGCAGTGGGACGACCTCATCGGCACCAACCTCAAGACGCCGCTGTTTCTGTCCCAGGCCGCGGCCCCTCACCTGCGGAAGACCGAGGGCTGCATCGTGAACATCGTGGACATCCACGCCGACCGGCCGATGAAGAACTATGTGGTGTACAACGCGGCGAAGGGCGGATTGATGTCGCTCACGCGTTCCCTGGCTCGCGAACTGGGGCCGGAGGTGCGAGTCAATGGAGTCTCCCCCGGTGCGATCCTCTGGCCGGAAGACGAGACCTGGTCGGACGAACTTGCTCGCCACCGCATCGTGAGCACCACCTTGCTCAAGCGTGTCGGCGAACCGGGCGACATCGCCAAGACGGTGCGATTCCTGATCGAGGACGCTCCCTACATCACTGGCCAGATCATCGCCGTCGACGGCGGGCGCAGTGTGCACTTATGA
- a CDS encoding ATP-binding cassette domain-containing protein, translating to MSPVDAPPTLISFDRVGRDFDVSRPWLERTLGRLPRKTLVAADEVSFEIPRGRTLALVGESGCGKSTVGRLAVGLYSPTRGRVLFDGRDISRSRGPELAGMRRRMQMIFQDPHASLNPRWRVEDIVAEPLRVLGLVTSRAEGRRKVGELLEQVGLSAADARKFPHQFSGGQRQRISIARALSSSPEFLVCDEPTSALDVSVQAQVLNLMRDLQARLGLTYLFISHNLAVVEYVADTIGVMYLGRIVELGPATDILERPVHPYTRMLLAAIPNLEMTGIARTPVAGEVPNPIDRPTGCAFHPRCPEAGERCRAAAPDLLPDGDRRAVACWAA from the coding sequence ATGAGTCCCGTGGACGCGCCTCCCACCCTGATCTCCTTCGACCGGGTCGGTCGGGACTTCGACGTTTCGCGACCGTGGCTCGAGCGCACGCTCGGACGCCTGCCGCGCAAGACGCTGGTGGCCGCGGACGAAGTCTCGTTCGAGATCCCCAGAGGCCGGACGCTGGCGCTCGTGGGCGAATCCGGATGCGGCAAGTCGACGGTCGGCCGTCTCGCCGTGGGCCTGTATTCACCGACGCGCGGCCGCGTACTCTTCGACGGTCGGGACATCTCCCGGTCGCGCGGTCCGGAACTGGCGGGCATGCGCCGCCGGATGCAGATGATCTTCCAGGATCCCCACGCAAGTCTGAATCCCCGCTGGCGCGTGGAGGACATCGTGGCGGAGCCGCTGCGTGTGCTGGGCCTCGTGACCTCGCGGGCCGAAGGCCGGCGGAAGGTCGGCGAACTGCTGGAACAGGTCGGCCTGTCCGCGGCCGACGCCCGCAAGTTCCCGCACCAGTTCTCCGGCGGACAGCGCCAGCGGATTTCGATCGCCCGGGCGTTGTCGTCTTCCCCGGAGTTTCTCGTTTGCGACGAGCCGACCTCGGCGCTGGACGTCTCCGTTCAAGCCCAGGTGCTCAACCTGATGCGGGATCTGCAGGCCCGGCTGGGACTCACCTACCTCTTCATCTCGCACAATCTCGCCGTGGTCGAGTACGTGGCCGACACGATCGGCGTCATGTATCTCGGCCGCATCGTGGAACTGGGTCCGGCGACGGACATCCTCGAGCGGCCCGTCCACCCCTACACGCGGATGCTGCTCGCGGCCATCCCCAATCTCGAAATGACCGGGATCGCCCGAACGCCGGTGGCCGGCGAGGTGCCGAATCCGATCGACCGGCCCACGGGGTGCGCATTTCACCCGCGATGCCCGGAGGCGGGTGAGCGCTGCCGCGCGGCCGCCCCCGACCTGTTGCCCGACGGCGACCGTCGAGCCGTCGCGTGCTGGGCGGCTTGA
- the ttcA gene encoding tRNA 2-thiocytidine(32) synthetase TtcA, translating to MRKDMDQSSGNAADSRKDRFEGNKLAKRLRRQAGEAIVDYRMIEAGDRVMVCLSGGKDSYGLLDILLSLQGRAPVDFEVIAMHLDQAHPGYPADILPNYLAERGVRFHIERQDTHSIVKRVIPEGKTMCSLCSRLRRGVIYRVAGELGATKIALGHHREDMLETLFLNMFHGGKIKGMPPKLVSDDGRHIVIRPLAYCAEKDLAAYAELREFPIIPCDLCGSQENLQRKQIKQMLADWDKRFPGRIETMFRSLQNVVPSHLADTALHDFAALEPTGEAEPDGDTLFDDPVLVPSVPSRLRIVEV from the coding sequence ATGAGGAAGGATATGGATCAGTCGAGCGGCAACGCTGCCGATTCCCGCAAGGACCGCTTCGAGGGCAACAAACTGGCGAAGCGCCTGCGCCGTCAGGCAGGGGAAGCCATCGTCGATTACCGGATGATCGAGGCGGGGGACCGCGTGATGGTCTGCCTGTCCGGCGGCAAGGACAGCTACGGACTGCTGGACATCCTGCTGTCGCTCCAGGGGCGTGCGCCGGTGGACTTCGAAGTCATCGCCATGCACCTGGACCAGGCGCATCCCGGCTACCCGGCCGACATCCTGCCGAATTACCTCGCCGAGCGGGGCGTTCGCTTCCACATCGAGAGGCAGGACACGCACTCCATCGTGAAGCGCGTGATCCCCGAGGGCAAGACGATGTGCTCGCTCTGTTCGCGGCTGCGGCGGGGCGTCATCTATCGCGTCGCCGGGGAGCTGGGCGCCACCAAGATCGCGCTGGGCCACCACCGCGAAGACATGCTGGAGACGCTGTTCCTCAACATGTTCCACGGCGGCAAGATCAAGGGCATGCCGCCCAAGCTCGTTTCGGACGACGGCCGCCACATCGTGATCCGGCCGCTCGCGTACTGCGCCGAGAAGGATCTCGCGGCCTATGCCGAACTGAGGGAGTTTCCGATCATTCCGTGCGACCTGTGCGGATCGCAGGAGAACCTGCAGAGAAAGCAGATCAAGCAGATGCTGGCTGACTGGGACAAGCGGTTTCCGGGGCGGATCGAGACCATGTTCCGCAGCCTGCAGAACGTGGTCCCTTCCCATCTCGCCGATACCGCGCTGCACGACTTCGCCGCGCTCGAACCCACCGGGGAGGCGGAGCCGGACGGCGACACGCTCTTCGACGATCCGGTACTCGTGCCGTCCGTCCCGTCCCGGCTCAGGATCGTGGAGGTCTGA